The stretch of DNA TCACCGACAACGACGCCGGGAACCGGCTGGAGCGCCGTGCTCGGGGTGGCCTCCCCATAATGGGTGAAAGCCCACTTTAAGTACAAATCGAGTTGGTCGAAGGTGTAGTGGAGCAGGGCCATTTCCAACCCAATGCCAGAAAGCCCGAAAGTATGCCGCGCTAAAGGTCCGGACCTAAAAGCTTCCGCCGACAGACTGGCGACAGATTTATGACCACCGACTACCGACTACCGATGGGCTTAATGTTTCATTATCGGGTGCCCGCTTATCGTTCAGATTGCTATCCACTGTCATTATTATGCGCACCTCGTTGCACacgccatcatcatcatcgtaaTCACTCATTCATTCATGCCCCCGAAGCTTTTCCTTTCGATAGGGAGGGAGTTAAGTAAAAACACCTTGCAAATATCAGTTTTCCTTTAGCTGCGGTTTCACATTTATTTGCGACACTCTCCTCCTTTTATAGCACATTTGTTTATTGTCCTCCTTTCGGTTGCATAAGTTCGGCTTCAAAAAATACAACGCTTTCAACGCACATATATATTCATAATGGTATATCTAATATAGAGCTAACTGTAAGCTTAATGTACAAAAGAACGGTTACGGTTTAAACTTAACAGCAAAAGCCTATCAAGAACTAAGTGTAAACTTTAAACTAGGAGCGCTAGATTATCCAGTTAGCGGAGTGGGAAAACCAATGAAACagtttatacaaaaattaacgGCTAgctatttaaaattacaaaattaagcaCTCGAAAATACTTGGAATCAAATGGCAAACACAATCAGAAGTCACATGCACACACTCACTCGCTCACACAACATTTGCCACGAACATCTgtatatctgtatatatatagtatatggaGCTAGGTGTATAGTCTTTTAACCAGCATAGTTTTTGTAGGATAGTGTAGTAATCGTAGTGGATAAGGTAGCTTTACAACGACGGATAGTTCAGTGTTTGTATTCGAAAATGCAGCGAAGCTTTTTGGGTTTTAGGTTCCAGTAACTCTGGCTCAAGGACTCTTAGTAGAAGGACTCGTGGGATCCGTCCAGACATTGGCTGGCCATGTGGAGGGTGAGTGCCTGGTAGGGCAGTGGCTTGCCCATGCTCAGGTTGGCGGTCACGTAGACCAGGTAACTGGAGCCCGGCATCAGGTTCAGTATGGTCTCCGTTTCGATGTTGTCGGGACTGTGGAGGATATATTAttagataaatatttctaagggGTATACCCATTGCCCACCTCTGTTGCCTTTCCCTACAAGTCATCCACTCAAAGTTGCGATACTGCATCACCCTTTTGGGCACAAAGTCCATGCAGTAGTTGGTGGTGTCCACCACGCTGCGATTGCGCTGCGGCAGATTGAACACTATGATGCAGTAGCTGCAAGATAGAGAGATTTAGTATATCATAATTAGGAATTATGGACTGGGGTCTTACCTCAACTCCCGTTCATCTGGTGAGCCATTCCAGGCGATGGTGGCTCGATTGCACCTCGTTCGCACATTGAAAACACTGGTATTCTGCGGCAGTTCGGGCAAATCCCGGAACAAAGCCTCGCTGCTAAGGGCcacctataaaaataaatataattttagattatatgatatagtttcTGTATATTTAGTATCTACATACCATAACTTTCTGGGCCCGCAACGCCTCATCCTCGTTGCTCGGCTCGAATCGCATCAGATACCTTTCGCCGGGTAAAACTCCCTTCTGCCTTATGTAGGTGGGACTGTAGAAGGCCTCCGTTTTCCCCACCTCATTCCTCTGGCGCAGCAGCTTCACCCGGATCTCGCTGCCCGAGCAGGGAATCAACAGGTGCCTCATAAACGGCTCCGCCTCCACCTCGAGTATCGTCTGCGGCACCTTGAAGCTGTACACCTGTTTGCCATGTTGTCCCCCGATCTTCAGTTGCATCAGAGCCTGCTGTTTCAGGGCCAACGGTTGGGTGCGGTTGAAGTTCACCTGGCTGCTGGCCAGTCGAACGGTGAGGTTCTGTCGGGCCTGGTGGACCCCGAACACATCCAATTGGTAGTTGCTCCGCGGGTGAAGGCGACGCAGCATTTGCTGGCGCCTCTTCCCCGTGCACACGATGTGCAGATTCTGCCGGGGATTTAGCCTCCTCTCCCGCTGGGCTGGTGCTCCCCAAACGAGGTCCATGGGATTGCCTCCGGAGCAACTGGGAGTCAGGGGTCGCTGATCCACATAGGCGGACACCGCCTGGCAGAAATTGTCGAAAGTTATCCGCGGGGTGTTCATGGAGACGCGCTGTATCACCAGGCAATAGTGCATGACGTGGTAATCAAACTTGCTGAAACGATTTTTGAGGTTTGAATAGAGAAATACTAGGTACTTACTAAAACTTATATCTCTTCAACTTGAACtactttttaaagatttcaaggaaaattttattttaaacatcgTTAACATAGTGACTATTAATTAAGTTATAACTAAAGATCAGTAACTTTATCTCagatttttgtaagaaaaatcgtatttatttattatctttacgcaaattttattaatttattcgcCGTAAtcatcatttaaaatttgtacttattaatttgaaaataaattcaaattagtcTACCTAATAAATTATTCTAAGATTAAAATggagataatgataaattgcAAGGCCTCTCTGCTAAAACCTTCTCTATGGTATTTTCCTAGATCTCTAGATTTTCGGGATCACAACTCACCTCCTGTCCCACTTGACGATCATCTCGCGCTTCCGCACGCGGTTCTGGGTGCGAATGGCGATCCGGTGCGTGGCATTGAGGAGGGGCCAGTCGTGCTGGGGATGCTCCGCCAGGGCGTCCACCTTGAGGGCTCCCGAGTGGCGGGAAAGGACGAAGAGGTCGTATTGGCCGCGGAGGGCGCAGGGCAGCACCAGACTGCCCACAGCCACACCTGGACCAGGTGCCACTGCCGCCGGCCGGAGGAGGTTTCCTGCAGAGGCAGAGGAGATCGCCGGTTAATGAAGGGGTTTCGGGGTCTTGGGGTCTGGGGATCTGGGGGCCCCAAGAAGGGCGGACTTACCTGTCTGATTGTAGTACATCTTGCGGCCCACGGGCGCCGAAAAGCGAATCGTCAGCGGCGTCGAGTCGTTCAGGTTCAGCACAAATCTGCAAAACGCAAAACGAGATGAAGGCGGCTTTTCGAGGGGCGGAGTAAGTGAGCTGTTAACGCCCTTTGTCAAAAATGATGACACTAAATTATCACACGCAATTTGTTTTGCCGCCTGTCTGGACCGAACTGAACCAAATGAGTCAGCGCCTTTTGGCCATACTCTGTTCTAAAGGGTCAGTCCGGTTGGTCAGGGGGTAAATATGAAGGATTCCTTAAACATTTCATCAATATTTAgttaaaacattttagatTAAAAGTCATTAATATATAATCTCTTATTAGTGACTTAGAACTTACAGAGATAAAGCTTAGATTTAGATTAAGATTTCTCTTCACAAATACTTCACATGGTTAATAACCTCTATAAGCCGGAAAGAGCATCCATCCTTCGACTTCCTTTATCCTTTTGCCAACTTTGTTTATCCATCTTCTCGCCGATGCTGTTGCAACATTGTTGCAGCCAAAGATTGAGTTCAAGTCCCCTGGGCGCTGGACTTTTTCTGAACTTGCTGAGCTTTGTATTGTAATTAAATGCGAAATTTACGAGCAATTTTTCTAATGACAAACTGCTAAGACAAACGAGCTCGCCGATACACCCACATGGtatttatatgtacatatatagaaCACGAGACTCGGACAAGGATGCAGTTTGCAAGGAGCAGTTCGCAAGGATGGCCGCTTCAATGCAGCAAATGACTCATTGACTTGGCTTATGGCCGGCCATctcgagttttatttttatgaccgGCTACTTCCGGCCAACGCCATgggccatcatcatcatcatcgtcatcgtggCCATCATTATCGTCATCCCCCGCAAACCGAACAGAAGTTAGTGCGCCATTCGTTGCCATATAATACCATATAGTCGTATTTTTGGCCGCCCTGCCAAAAGGTTCGGATTGATGGAGTGTTTTAATGCATTTCGACCATTGTTGGTCGGCGGCGCCGCTGCGACtgagaaaatatttgctttaattTAAGCCTTGCATGTTGCAATGGCGATTGTTTGTTGGCCAGCGCTTGTTGTTGGGGGCCATCCTTGTTGTCGGCACGATGACAGCAGTCAATTATACAAGGCAAACATCGGCCAAAGGCGAAAGTTGAATGCGCTCCCGGGGCAGCGAGGCCCGGAAATGATTTAATGCTATCCAAGCAGGCCGCAGTAAATGTTTAATGGATTTGAAAGCCCGGGATTATCATAATACTCCGAACTTTTGAAAGGCTGGTTTAAGTGGGTTGAGCACCCTCGCATTCtatgtattatatattttttaaactttcccACTCTTTATAATCGATATGCCCAACCTGCAATAAGCAGGTTATCCGCCACATCACAAGCCCACTAAAATTCACACCAACCACAGTTAATTCACAATTGTCCAACGTGACAGACACCAAAATGTTGTGGAATTATCCAAGTGTCTCTATCATCTTCCTggtgaatattttaaatcccACTCAGGGAATAGTGAACCCCTCGAATGAGACGGCCAACACGGTGATCTTTATGCTGCCCGAAAAGGATCTGGGACCCGATGTTTGGGAAGCGGGAGTCAATTGCCTCGACAGCTTCTCGCAAATCTTTTTCTACCGCAATCCCGTGGAGCGCTTTACCAGAGCCTATAACTTGGTGCTGGCCCACGTGTTCAACCTCTCCAGTCCGGCGGATCAAATTCAGGAGGGATTCAGCAAGCTAATCAACGAGGCGGCCACCTATCCCGGGGAACCACACAGACAGGAACTTTTTCAAATCCGAGTGATATCCGACAAAACCAACCAGACCATCCCAAACATGGGATCACTGGTCCTCGCCGACAACTATGTGATAATCGTGGACTCTATAGAGCGATTACGCAGACTGATGGCCAATCACGTAAAAAATATGCGATCCTGGAACCCAGGAGCCCGATTCTTGATTCTTTTTAATGATCCAAAACTGAGGAATCGTCCCCGGGACGTGGCATCCCAGATTTTCACGCGGCTAATGGAAAAACTTTATGTCCATCGAGTGGCCCTTCTCTACTCCATTTCGCCCACGGACTATAACCTATTGGTTAACGATTACTACAGCAATGTGAACTGCCGGATTCTGGACATTCAGAGTGTGGGTCAGTGCCACAATGGAGAACTTTCGCCCAGTCCCCGAGTCGTTCATGCCTCCATGCAGGACTACGTGGCTGGTTTCAGCCCCAAGAACTGCACCTTCTTCGTCTGCTCCTCGATCTCGGCTCCCTTCGTTGAGGCCGACTGCATCGTGGGGCTCGAGATGAGAATCCTTGGATTCATgaaaaatcgactgaaatttGATGTGAGTTTATATACCTTATTCTTGCTTTTTGCAAACTAAATTGTGGAGGCTTTTGACTGTTACGACATAAACATTTAtcgaaaaatgtattaaattgaTGCTGTAagatattttctaaatttgtaTACCAAATTACCGACTTAAATTTAAGAGGCATCAAACCTAAATACAGTTGAATAGaactttaagaatttattaccacttaattaaaattaaaaaaaattaaaattaaaattaccacttaattaaattaaattcaaatatttccttACTAATCTATATACTTTGTTTGGGAAAACAGTCCTTTGACTTAAACTtattaaattgacaaatattttgttttatattagtCATAcatcatttcatttttttgaaattgatCTTATGATCTTTCTTCTGTAGTATCCAAGAAtgagatttaaaataaataatattttccatacatttttttcgatCTAACTTAATAATCCCTCTTTCTTCTTCCATAGGTAAACCAGACCTGCAGCAACGAGTCTCGTGGCGAAATAGAAGCCGATGGCAGCTGGGGCGGCTTGCTGGGGAAAGTGGAGGACAACGAGTGCGACTTTATAATCGGGGGCTATTACCCGGACAACGAGGTGGCTGACGTCTTCTGGGGATCGGATACCTATCTGCAGGATGCGCACACCTGGTACATCAAGGTGGCGGAACGGAGACCCGCCTGGCAGGCGATGGTGGGCATCTTCGAGGGCTACACCTGGCTGGGCTTCATCTTGATTCTCATTATCAGCTGGCTGTTCTGGTTTGCCCTGGTCAAGATCCTCCCAGAACCGAAGTACTACCAACAGTTGAGTCTAACGGCCATCAATGCTCTGGCTGTTTCGATTTCAATAGCCGTTCAAGAGCGTCCCATTTGTGAGTCCACGAGGCTCTTTTTTATGGCTCTGACCCTCTATGGCCTGAATGTGGTGGCCACCTACACGTCCAAGATGATAGGAACCTTCCAGGATCCCGGCTATCTACATCAGCTGGATGAACTAACGGAAGTGGTGGCCGAGGGAATTCCCTTTGGCGGCCACGAGGAGAGTCGCGATTGGTTCGAGAACCCGGATGATATGTGGATCTTTAAGATGTACAACACCTCGCCGGAGTTTATGCCGCAAACGAAGAATTTGGAGGCGGTGAAATGGGGAGAGCGGTGCATCCTGAGCAACCGGATGTACACGATGCAGAGTGCCCTGGCCGATGATATATACGCCTTTCCCCACAACGTCTTCAGCAGTCCCTTGCAAATGATCATGAAGGCGGGCTTTCCCTTTCTCTTCGAGATGAACAGCATTATCCGGAATATGCGGGATGTGGGCATTTTCCAAAAGATCGATGCGGATTTTAGATACAATAATACGTATCTCAATAGGATCAATAAGATGCGACCAAAGTTTGCGGATACCGATATCGTTCTGACCACGGAGCATCTTAAAGGACCCTTTGGCATCCTGGTTGTGGGCATCTGCGTCGCCGCCCTCACGTTTCTCGGCGAGCTAATGATCCGGAATTGGCGGTGCCAGCTGGTCAGCAAGCAGCAGGacaggaaaagaaaaaagagaaaaaggaGGAGAGGAAGGGGGAGGAAGGACCCAAGGGATAACCACTGGCAGCGCCAAGTTCAAGTGGCTCCAGTCGTACGATTTACGCCAGTCAAACGACGCAAAGTTTTCTAGGGACAAACAAGTCAAAAGTAAACTAACCCAAACTAACTCCCCTAGCTGGCTGCGATAAAATTGACTCAATTCACATAAATTTGCAATTGAGAGACACTGACTCTGACTGGCAATCCCTCCCTCCTGCCATCCCCCCTCCAATGTCTGGGTCTCTTGTCTGGTCTATAGTCTATATAGATATAGTATAGTCTGGTCCGTGCCGTTCGGGTCGCTTCTGTTACTTTTCACGCGAAATACTTAAAATCAGAGacaaaattctatttttgcAAACAACAACGGCGGGGAGTCTGTGTGCAGCCTGGTGCATTTGGGAATGGGACTGAGGAACGGGAATGAGACTGAGACGAACTCCCCTCGCTTTCCGCAAATTGACAATCAGCTTCAGATTTCCCAGCTGCACTGCCGCACTGCTGCAGCCGGAAAACTCCGAGCGAAAACACAGATAAAGAACGAGTTAAGCAGATATCCCTATAAGTGGCGCATTCGCTGATTGCGAAGGAAGTTACTGCAGGGCAGCCAAACAAATATCGCTTCGATATCAGATGGCACAAGTTTCGGTTCGAAAATATCATCCCaaatggaattggaattgcaAGTAGAGCGCAGAAGTGGAGGAGGAACAACTTTTGTTCGTTACAggatataaatttggtaattTTTAAGGGATTCCTATTTAATAGGCAGTGGATTTTTAGTGGCCCATACTTACAGCTTGgttataaaacttttaaaaaattaaggtttgatgaaaaatagtaaatggaattaaatctACATTAGctcttaatataaatttattaaatcaaaatacatATCATATTTCTGTGGAagttaatttcaaataaatgctTTCCTACAAattgtttta from Drosophila takahashii strain IR98-3 E-12201 chromosome 2R, DtakHiC1v2, whole genome shotgun sequence encodes:
- the nord gene encoding protein NDNF isoform X2; its protein translation is MKEFSKRNIDARISSFTTSLNRFVLNLNDSTPLTIRFSAPVGRKMYYNQTGNLLRPAAVAPGPGVAVGSLVLPCALRGQYDLFVLSRHSGALKVDALAEHPQHDWPLLNATHRIAIRTQNRVRKREMIVKWDRSKFDYHVMHYCLVIQRVSMNTPRITFDNFCQAVSAYVDQRPLTPSCSGGNPMDLVWGAPAQRERRLNPRQNLHIVCTGKRRQQMLRRLHPRSNYQLDVFGVHQARQNLTVRLASSQVNFNRTQPLALKQQALMQLKIGGQHGKQVYSFKVPQTILEVEAEPFMRHLLIPCSGSEIRVKLLRQRNEVGKTEAFYSPTYIRQKGVLPGERYLMRFEPSNEDEALRAQKVMVALSSEALFRDLPELPQNTSVFNVRTRCNRATIAWNGSPDERELSYCIIVFNLPQRNRSVVDTTNYCMDFVPKRVMQYRNFEWMTCRERQQSPDNIETETILNLMPGSSYLVYVTANLSMGKPLPYQALTLHMASQCLDGSHESFY
- the Ir60a gene encoding uncharacterized protein Ir60a produces the protein MLPEKDLGPDVWEAGVNCLDSFSQIFFYRNPVERFTRAYNLVLAHVFNLSSPADQIQEGFSKLINEAATYPGEPHRQELFQIRVISDKTNQTIPNMGSLVLADNYVIIVDSIERLRRLMANHVKNMRSWNPGARFLILFNDPKLRNRPRDVASQIFTRLMEKLYVHRVALLYSISPTDYNLLVNDYYSNVNCRILDIQSVGQCHNGELSPSPRVVHASMQDYVAGFSPKNCTFFVCSSISAPFVEADCIVGLEMRILGFMKNRLKFDVNQTCSNESRGEIEADGSWGGLLGKVEDNECDFIIGGYYPDNEVADVFWGSDTYLQDAHTWYIKVAERRPAWQAMVGIFEGYTWLGFILILIISWLFWFALVKILPEPKYYQQLSLTAINALAVSISIAVQERPICESTRLFFMALTLYGLNVVATYTSKMIGTFQDPGYLHQLDELTEVVAEGIPFGGHEESRDWFENPDDMWIFKMYNTSPEFMPQTKNLEAVKWGERCILSNRMYTMQSALADDIYAFPHNVFSSPLQMIMKAGFPFLFEMNSIIRNMRDVGIFQKIDADFRYNNTYLNRINKMRPKFADTDIVLTTEHLKGPFGILVVGICVAALTFLGELMIRNWRCQLVSKQQDRKRKKRKRRRGRGRKDPRDNHWQRQVQVAPVVRFTPVKRRKVF
- the nord gene encoding protein NDNF isoform X1 produces the protein MSPGVELLLLLLLSPSLLAEISHLPMVSNRIILDSTELLQPPPLVQDSNVPAKAKPAVSPQRCPSLQRYRKMLKDFDDLEDLYVDVPVHIALAERQRKRFVLNLNDSTPLTIRFSAPVGRKMYYNQTGNLLRPAAVAPGPGVAVGSLVLPCALRGQYDLFVLSRHSGALKVDALAEHPQHDWPLLNATHRIAIRTQNRVRKREMIVKWDRSKFDYHVMHYCLVIQRVSMNTPRITFDNFCQAVSAYVDQRPLTPSCSGGNPMDLVWGAPAQRERRLNPRQNLHIVCTGKRRQQMLRRLHPRSNYQLDVFGVHQARQNLTVRLASSQVNFNRTQPLALKQQALMQLKIGGQHGKQVYSFKVPQTILEVEAEPFMRHLLIPCSGSEIRVKLLRQRNEVGKTEAFYSPTYIRQKGVLPGERYLMRFEPSNEDEALRAQKVMVALSSEALFRDLPELPQNTSVFNVRTRCNRATIAWNGSPDERELSYCIIVFNLPQRNRSVVDTTNYCMDFVPKRVMQYRNFEWMTCRERQQSPDNIETETILNLMPGSSYLVYVTANLSMGKPLPYQALTLHMASQCLDGSHESFY
- the nord gene encoding protein NDNF isoform X3, producing the protein MYYNQTGNLLRPAAVAPGPGVAVGSLVLPCALRGQYDLFVLSRHSGALKVDALAEHPQHDWPLLNATHRIAIRTQNRVRKREMIVKWDRSKFDYHVMHYCLVIQRVSMNTPRITFDNFCQAVSAYVDQRPLTPSCSGGNPMDLVWGAPAQRERRLNPRQNLHIVCTGKRRQQMLRRLHPRSNYQLDVFGVHQARQNLTVRLASSQVNFNRTQPLALKQQALMQLKIGGQHGKQVYSFKVPQTILEVEAEPFMRHLLIPCSGSEIRVKLLRQRNEVGKTEAFYSPTYIRQKGVLPGERYLMRFEPSNEDEALRAQKVMVALSSEALFRDLPELPQNTSVFNVRTRCNRATIAWNGSPDERELSYCIIVFNLPQRNRSVVDTTNYCMDFVPKRVMQYRNFEWMTCRERQQSPDNIETETILNLMPGSSYLVYVTANLSMGKPLPYQALTLHMASQCLDGSHESFY